The following coding sequences lie in one Arabidopsis thaliana chromosome 3, partial sequence genomic window:
- a CDS encoding Integrin-linked protein kinase family yields the protein MTIKPKSPARFKLGRQSSLAPESRTPIDTLTEDEDDDLAAAATAGIGDPTIRLMYLANEGDIDGINKMLDSGTNVDYRDIDARTALHVAACQGRTDVVELLLSRGAKVDTKDRWGSTPLADAVYYKNHDVIKLLEKHGAKPTIAPMHVLTDKEVPEYEIHPTELDFSNSVKISKGTFNKASWRGIDVAVKTFGEEMFTDEDKVNAFRDELALLQKIRHPNVVQFLGAVTQSTPMMIVTEYLPKGDLRQYLDRKGPLMPAHAVKFALEIARGMNYLHEHKPEAIIHCDLEPPNILRDDSGHLKVADFGVSKLLVVKKTVKKDRPVVTCLDSSWRYMAPEVYRNEEYDTKVDVFSFALILQENVVLWVNKT from the exons ATGACGATTAAGCCTAAATCGCCGGCGAGATTCAAGCTAGGTAGGCAGTCTTCGCTTGCGCCGGAATCAAGAACCCCGATTGATACGTTAACGGAAGATGAGGACGACGACTTGGCTGCGGCGGCTACAGCTGGGATCGGGGATCCGACGATTCGTTTAATGTATTTAGCCAACGAAGGTGATATCGATGGCATCAATAAGATGCTTGATTCGGGTACTAATGTTGATTACCGTGACATCGATGCCCGTACTGCTCTTCACGTCGCCGCTTGTCAAGGACGAACCGATGTCGTTGAGCTGCTGCTTAGCCGTGGTGCTAAGGTTGATACGAAGGACCGATGGGGTAGTACG CCTCTTGCAGATGCAGTGTATTACAAAAATCATGATGTGATTAAACTTTTGGAGAAACATGGTGCTAAGCCTACG ATTGCTCCTATGCATGTCCTAACTGATAAAGAAGTTCCAGAGTACGAGATTCATCCTACAGAGCTTGATTTTTCCAACTCTGTCAAAATTTCAAAG GGTACCTTTAACAAGGCTTCATGGCGTGGAATTGACGTGGCTGTTAAAACCTTTGGAGAGGAAATGTTCACTGATGAAGACAAAGT GAATGCATTTAGGGACGAACTTGCACTGCTTCAAAAGATACGCCATCCGAATGTTGTTCAGTTTCTAGGGGCAGTTACTCAGAGTACCCCCATGATGATTGTCACCGAGTATTTACCAAAG GGAGATCTTCGACAATATCTAGACAGGAAAGGACCTCTAATGCCAGCACACGCAGTGAAGTTCGCCCTTGAAATTGCTAG gGGAATGAATTATTTGCACGAACATAAACCTGAAGCAATAATCCATTGCGACCTAGAACCTCC AAACATACTGCGGGATGATTCGGGACATCTGAAAGTTGCAGACTTTGGAGTCAGCAAGCTGCTGGTAGTTAAGAAGACAGTTAAAAAAGACAGACCTGTTGTTACATGCTTGGACAGTTCAT GGCGATATATGGCTCCAGAGGTTTATAGGAATGAAGAGTATGATACAAAAGTAGATGTATTCTCTTTCGCTTTAATCTTACAAGAG AATGTTGTTTTGTGGGTTAACAAAACCTAA
- a CDS encoding Integrin-linked protein kinase family translates to MMSREEENEYDTSPALRGKPLKPADWLGLFFLLFFFFSVAAVTVPFTAHIACGRKFSPSPLLNMTIKPKSPARFKLGRQSSLAPESRTPIDTLTEDEDDDLAAAATAGIGDPTIRLMYLANEGDIDGINKMLDSGTNVDYRDIDARTALHVAACQGRTDVVELLLSRGAKVDTKDRWGSTPLADAVYYKNHDVIKLLEKHGAKPTIAPMHVLTDKEVPEYEIHPTELDFSNSVKISKGTFNKASWRGIDVAVKTFGEEMFTDEDKVNAFRDELALLQKIRHPNVVQFLGAVTQSTPMMIVTEYLPKGDLRQYLDRKGPLMPAHAVKFALEIARGMNYLHEHKPEAIIHCDLEPPNILRDDSGHLKVADFGVSKLLVVKKTVKKDRPVVTCLDSSWRYMAPEVYRNEEYDTKVDVFSFALILQEMIEGCEPFHEIEDREVPKAYIEDERPPFNAPTKSYPFGLQELIQDCWDKEASKRPTFRVIISTLELISDRIARKRSWKVMLGRCLPRFRLFTKRDYVNPGGSNRSSGSFNR, encoded by the exons ATGATGAGTAGGGAGGAGGAAAACGAGTATGATACTTCACCCGCATTAAGAGGCAAACCCTTAAAGCCTGCTGATTGGTTGGgacttttttttctacttttctttttcttttctgttgcTGCCGTTACAGTTCCATTTACAGCTCATATTGCTTGCGGCAGAAAATTCTCACCAAGTCCTCTGTTGAACATGACGATTAAGCCTAAATCGCCGGCGAGATTCAAGCTAGGTAGGCAGTCTTCGCTTGCGCCGGAATCAAGAACCCCGATTGATACGTTAACGGAAGATGAGGACGACGACTTGGCTGCGGCGGCTACAGCTGGGATCGGGGATCCGACGATTCGTTTAATGTATTTAGCCAACGAAGGTGATATCGATGGCATCAATAAGATGCTTGATTCGGGTACTAATGTTGATTACCGTGACATCGATGCCCGTACTGCTCTTCACGTCGCCGCTTGTCAAGGACGAACCGATGTCGTTGAGCTGCTGCTTAGCCGTGGTGCTAAGGTTGATACGAAGGACCGATGGGGTAGTACG CCTCTTGCAGATGCAGTGTATTACAAAAATCATGATGTGATTAAACTTTTGGAGAAACATGGTGCTAAGCCTACG ATTGCTCCTATGCATGTCCTAACTGATAAAGAAGTTCCAGAGTACGAGATTCATCCTACAGAGCTTGATTTTTCCAACTCTGTCAAAATTTCAAAG GGTACCTTTAACAAGGCTTCATGGCGTGGAATTGACGTGGCTGTTAAAACCTTTGGAGAGGAAATGTTCACTGATGAAGACAAAGT GAATGCATTTAGGGACGAACTTGCACTGCTTCAAAAGATACGCCATCCGAATGTTGTTCAGTTTCTAGGGGCAGTTACTCAGAGTACCCCCATGATGATTGTCACCGAGTATTTACCAAAG GGAGATCTTCGACAATATCTAGACAGGAAAGGACCTCTAATGCCAGCACACGCAGTGAAGTTCGCCCTTGAAATTGCTAG gGGAATGAATTATTTGCACGAACATAAACCTGAAGCAATAATCCATTGCGACCTAGAACCTCC AAACATACTGCGGGATGATTCGGGACATCTGAAAGTTGCAGACTTTGGAGTCAGCAAGCTGCTGGTAGTTAAGAAGACAGTTAAAAAAGACAGACCTGTTGTTACATGCTTGGACAGTTCAT GGCGATATATGGCTCCAGAGGTTTATAGGAATGAAGAGTATGATACAAAAGTAGATGTATTCTCTTTCGCTTTAATCTTACAAGAG ATGATAGAAGGTTGTGAACCATTTCATGAGATAGAAGACCGCGAAGTTCCTAAAGCATATATTGAAGATGAACGTCCACCATTCAATGCTCCAACAAAATCATATCCTTTCGGGTTACAAGA GCTAATCCAGGATTGTTGGGACAAAGAAGCATCAAAAAGACCAACATTTAGAGTAATCATCTCTACTTTGGAGTTGATAAGTGATCGAATTGCACGCAAAAGGAGCTGGAAG GTGATGCTAGGAAGATGCCTTCCAAGATTCAGATTGTTTACAAAGCGAGATTATGTGAATCCCGGTGGTAGTAACCGCTCATCAGGCTCATTCAACAGATGA
- a CDS encoding Integrin-linked protein kinase family → MMSREEENEYDTSPALRGKPLKPADWLGLFFLLFFFFSVAAVTVPFTAHIACGRKFSPSPLLNMTIKPKSPARFKLGRQSSLAPESRTPIDTLTEDEDDDLAAAATAGIGDPTIRLMYLANEGDIDGINKMLDSGTNVDYRDIDARTALHVAACQGRTDVVELLLSRGAKVDTKDRWGSTPLADAVYYKNHDVIKLLEKHGAKPTIAPMHVLTDKEVPEYEIHPTELDFSNSVKISKGTFNKASWRGIDVAVKTFGEEMFTDEDKVNAFRDELALLQKIRHPNVVQFLGAVTQSTPMMIVTEYLPKGDLRQYLDRKGPLMPAHAVKFALEIARGMNYLHEHKPEAIIHCDLEPPNILRDDSGHLKVADFGVSKLLVVKKTVKKDRPVVTCLDSSWRYMAPEVYRNEEYDTKVDVFSFALILQENVVLWVNKT, encoded by the exons ATGATGAGTAGGGAGGAGGAAAACGAGTATGATACTTCACCCGCATTAAGAGGCAAACCCTTAAAGCCTGCTGATTGGTTGGgacttttttttctacttttctttttcttttctgttgcTGCCGTTACAGTTCCATTTACAGCTCATATTGCTTGCGGCAGAAAATTCTCACCAAGTCCTCTGTTGAACATGACGATTAAGCCTAAATCGCCGGCGAGATTCAAGCTAGGTAGGCAGTCTTCGCTTGCGCCGGAATCAAGAACCCCGATTGATACGTTAACGGAAGATGAGGACGACGACTTGGCTGCGGCGGCTACAGCTGGGATCGGGGATCCGACGATTCGTTTAATGTATTTAGCCAACGAAGGTGATATCGATGGCATCAATAAGATGCTTGATTCGGGTACTAATGTTGATTACCGTGACATCGATGCCCGTACTGCTCTTCACGTCGCCGCTTGTCAAGGACGAACCGATGTCGTTGAGCTGCTGCTTAGCCGTGGTGCTAAGGTTGATACGAAGGACCGATGGGGTAGTACG CCTCTTGCAGATGCAGTGTATTACAAAAATCATGATGTGATTAAACTTTTGGAGAAACATGGTGCTAAGCCTACG ATTGCTCCTATGCATGTCCTAACTGATAAAGAAGTTCCAGAGTACGAGATTCATCCTACAGAGCTTGATTTTTCCAACTCTGTCAAAATTTCAAAG GGTACCTTTAACAAGGCTTCATGGCGTGGAATTGACGTGGCTGTTAAAACCTTTGGAGAGGAAATGTTCACTGATGAAGACAAAGT GAATGCATTTAGGGACGAACTTGCACTGCTTCAAAAGATACGCCATCCGAATGTTGTTCAGTTTCTAGGGGCAGTTACTCAGAGTACCCCCATGATGATTGTCACCGAGTATTTACCAAAG GGAGATCTTCGACAATATCTAGACAGGAAAGGACCTCTAATGCCAGCACACGCAGTGAAGTTCGCCCTTGAAATTGCTAG gGGAATGAATTATTTGCACGAACATAAACCTGAAGCAATAATCCATTGCGACCTAGAACCTCC AAACATACTGCGGGATGATTCGGGACATCTGAAAGTTGCAGACTTTGGAGTCAGCAAGCTGCTGGTAGTTAAGAAGACAGTTAAAAAAGACAGACCTGTTGTTACATGCTTGGACAGTTCAT GGCGATATATGGCTCCAGAGGTTTATAGGAATGAAGAGTATGATACAAAAGTAGATGTATTCTCTTTCGCTTTAATCTTACAAGAG AATGTTGTTTTGTGGGTTAACAAAACCTAA
- a CDS encoding Integrin-linked protein kinase family (Integrin-linked protein kinase family; FUNCTIONS IN: protein serine/threonine/tyrosine kinase activity, kinase activity; INVOLVED IN: regulation of signal transduction, protein amino acid phosphorylation; LOCATED IN: plasma membrane; EXPRESSED IN: 23 plant structures; EXPRESSED DURING: 13 growth stages; CONTAINS InterPro DOMAIN/s: Integrin-linked protein kinase (InterPro:IPR016253), Serine/threonine-protein kinase domain (InterPro:IPR002290), Serine-threonine/tyrosine-protein kinase (InterPro:IPR001245), Protein kinase-like domain (InterPro:IPR011009), Protein kinase, catalytic domain (InterPro:IPR000719), Ankyrin repeat-containing domain (InterPro:IPR020683), Tyrosine-protein kinase, catalytic domain (InterPro:IPR020635), Ankyrin repeat (InterPro:IPR002110); BEST Arabidopsis thaliana protein match is: Integrin-linked protein kinase family (TAIR:AT4G18950.1); Has 165609 Blast hits to 134537 proteins in 4793 species: Archae - 244; Bacteria - 16399; Metazoa - 69591; Fungi - 13531; Plants - 33415; Viruses - 845; Other Eukaryotes - 31584 (source: NCBI BLink).), with protein MTIKPKSPARFKLGRQSSLAPESRTPIDTLTEDEDDDLAAAATAGIGDPTIRLMYLANEGDIDGINKMLDSGTNVDYRDIDARTALHVAACQGRTDVVELLLSRGAKVDTKDRWGSTPLADAVYYKNHDVIKLLEKHGAKPTIAPMHVLTDKEVPEYEIHPTELDFSNSVKISKGTFNKASWRGIDVAVKTFGEEMFTDEDKVNAFRDELALLQKIRHPNVVQFLGAVTQSTPMMIVTEYLPKGDLRQYLDRKGPLMPAHAVKFALEIARGMNYLHEHKPEAIIHCDLEPPNILRDDSGHLKVADFGVSKLLVVKKTVKKDRPVVTCLDSSWRYMAPEVYRNEEYDTKVDVFSFALILQEMIEGCEPFHEIEDREVPKAYIEDERPPFNAPTKSYPFGLQELIQDCWDKEASKRPTFRVIISTLELISDRIARKRSWKVMLGRCLPRFRLFTKRDYVNPGGSNRSSGSFNR; from the exons ATGACGATTAAGCCTAAATCGCCGGCGAGATTCAAGCTAGGTAGGCAGTCTTCGCTTGCGCCGGAATCAAGAACCCCGATTGATACGTTAACGGAAGATGAGGACGACGACTTGGCTGCGGCGGCTACAGCTGGGATCGGGGATCCGACGATTCGTTTAATGTATTTAGCCAACGAAGGTGATATCGATGGCATCAATAAGATGCTTGATTCGGGTACTAATGTTGATTACCGTGACATCGATGCCCGTACTGCTCTTCACGTCGCCGCTTGTCAAGGACGAACCGATGTCGTTGAGCTGCTGCTTAGCCGTGGTGCTAAGGTTGATACGAAGGACCGATGGGGTAGTACG CCTCTTGCAGATGCAGTGTATTACAAAAATCATGATGTGATTAAACTTTTGGAGAAACATGGTGCTAAGCCTACG ATTGCTCCTATGCATGTCCTAACTGATAAAGAAGTTCCAGAGTACGAGATTCATCCTACAGAGCTTGATTTTTCCAACTCTGTCAAAATTTCAAAG GGTACCTTTAACAAGGCTTCATGGCGTGGAATTGACGTGGCTGTTAAAACCTTTGGAGAGGAAATGTTCACTGATGAAGACAAAGT GAATGCATTTAGGGACGAACTTGCACTGCTTCAAAAGATACGCCATCCGAATGTTGTTCAGTTTCTAGGGGCAGTTACTCAGAGTACCCCCATGATGATTGTCACCGAGTATTTACCAAAG GGAGATCTTCGACAATATCTAGACAGGAAAGGACCTCTAATGCCAGCACACGCAGTGAAGTTCGCCCTTGAAATTGCTAG gGGAATGAATTATTTGCACGAACATAAACCTGAAGCAATAATCCATTGCGACCTAGAACCTCC AAACATACTGCGGGATGATTCGGGACATCTGAAAGTTGCAGACTTTGGAGTCAGCAAGCTGCTGGTAGTTAAGAAGACAGTTAAAAAAGACAGACCTGTTGTTACATGCTTGGACAGTTCAT GGCGATATATGGCTCCAGAGGTTTATAGGAATGAAGAGTATGATACAAAAGTAGATGTATTCTCTTTCGCTTTAATCTTACAAGAG ATGATAGAAGGTTGTGAACCATTTCATGAGATAGAAGACCGCGAAGTTCCTAAAGCATATATTGAAGATGAACGTCCACCATTCAATGCTCCAACAAAATCATATCCTTTCGGGTTACAAGA GCTAATCCAGGATTGTTGGGACAAAGAAGCATCAAAAAGACCAACATTTAGAGTAATCATCTCTACTTTGGAGTTGATAAGTGATCGAATTGCACGCAAAAGGAGCTGGAAG GTGATGCTAGGAAGATGCCTTCCAAGATTCAGATTGTTTACAAAGCGAGATTATGTGAATCCCGGTGGTAGTAACCGCTCATCAGGCTCATTCAACAGATGA
- a CDS encoding uncharacterized protein (unknown protein; Has 38 Blast hits to 36 proteins in 11 species: Archae - 0; Bacteria - 0; Metazoa - 0; Fungi - 2; Plants - 32; Viruses - 0; Other Eukaryotes - 4 (source: NCBI BLink).): MEVDYGGFSIREYTEKVRSDNERKCWPFAGDLIQSFLPPITVSKFRWWSHELASLLTKSPVSVDDSDPSFRRKAKAKTRQCKKRSIVEICATAPKIQLAEDYVVHKKKIKTTKSKDSGDREFTNKVNQCKEQKVDDIGKCSLGIKESSGVMSLSSKKAGLVSKDHDSEFQIPAIFKAKRKVCFARSPDKSKTHVRFSDQSGNLSQLEKSTVSLQLCCLEMNRLSLSENLSQRKNQSSVNDKQLKVMSTDQTSTVMHLETRQQYKFQPAVSKSHLSCFLGPHLSSQERVTDALDLERKEYVAQAIQSFISTSSETPYRACPSFSQPVSADMHRGTLLYQSPFDPLPTEWMQKSVLNRQRHVGEAILGFPLDLQGDLVDANGETCRSFDRSGLCTSFSKSASTGNDLLLGNLVEFSSEKKHLIEAALAKDNAPLNEKRHKYFPARLGLDETFTEKAYLTNTNDGECGYTPVSEVNPRSHAINMSKRNGVKQNLNSGKVILKRDDLCLQNTQATMRLMGKDVSVSTSYSGMIRTGERIIGPDASIDYSSLGTYTHQSWVCQRTTLEVSENHSTTILDKNWNKALLRDTSKDPFPLFCEPLVSLASQSRAYAVPDSEFPSTILNPCCSLASFPLSEKNLNFHGSGLGPPNSFTLSQQQLPFPYDYNNVDIGLLPDARKRSFGLPLSSTNSARRSQTPWAQSSSENSCSELSFVNPSEQLTSFYGSRLSSSINVGTTNKRVAPVEEYPMKNHKVPKLLPMQGGLNYVKEFLCRPAN, from the exons ATGGAGGTTGATTACGGTGGATTTTCTATCAG AGAGTACACGGAGAAGGTAAGGAGTGATAATGAACGAAAATGCTGGCCGTTCGCCGGAGATCTTATTCAGTCTTTTCTTCCTCCCATTACTGTCTCCAAGTTCCGGTGGTGGTCGCATGAGCTTGCTTCTCTGCTTACGAAATCTCCGGTCTCTGTTGATGATTCTGATCCGTCCTTTCGTCGGAAGGCCAAAGCAAAGACTAGACAGTGTAAAAAGCGCTCCATCGTCGAAATTTGTGCGACGGCGCCGAAGATCCAGTTAGCAGAAGATTATGTGGtgcacaagaagaagatcaaaaccACGAAATCCAAAGATTCCGGTGATCGGGAATTCACTAACAAG GTTAACCAatgcaaagaacaaaaagtgGATGATATTGGAAAATGCAGTCTTGGAATTAAAGAAAGCTCTGGTGTTATGTCTCTTAGTAGCAAGAAGGCTGGATTAGTCAGTAAAGATCATGATTCTGAGTTTCAGATTCCTGCAATTTTCAAGGCAAAACGGAAAGTATGCTTTGCGAGGAGTCCTGATAAGTCAAAAACTCATGTGAGGTTCTCTGATCAAAGTGGGAATCTTTCTCAGCTGGAGAAAAGTACCGTCTCTTTACAACTCTGCTGTTTGGAAATGAATAGGTTGAGTCTCTCTGAAAATCTTTCTCAGAGGAAGAATCAGTCATCTGTAAATGACAAGCAACTGAAGGTTATGTCGACTGATCAGACTAGTACAGTTATGCATTTGGAAACAAGGCAACAATACAAGTTTCAGCCTGCGGTTTCAAAATCTCACTTGTCTTGTTTCCTTGGACCACATCTTAGTTCACAGGAAAGAGTAACGGATGCATTGGATTTGGAGAGAAAGGAATATGTGGCTCAAGCTATTCAATCGTTTATCTCTACTTCGAGTGAGACTCCGTACAGAGCTTgtccttctttttctcaacCTGTGTCAGCTGATATGCACCGCGGGACATTGCTGTACCAATCACCTTTTGATCCACTTCCTACCGAATGGATGCAAAAATCAGTTTTAAATAGACAAAGGCATGTGGGAGAGGCGATCTTAGGGTTCCCTCTAGATCTACAGGGTGACCTAGTTGATGCGAATGGAGAGACTTGTAGAAGTTTTGATCGGTCAGGTTTATGTACTAGTTTCTCTAAATCTGCATCTACAGGTAATGATCTTTTACTTGGAAATTTAGTGGAATTTTCCAGTGAAAAGAAGCATTTAATTGAGGCAGCACTTGCCAAAGACAATGCACCGCTTAATGAGAAACGCCACAAGTACTTTCCTGCTAGGTTAGGCCTTGATGAGACCTTCACAGAGAAAGCATATTTAACAAACACTAATGATGGAGAGTGCGGCTACACACCGGTTTCTGAAGTCAATCCGAGGAGCCACGCAATCAATATGTCAAAGCGTAATGGTGTCAAACAGAACCTAAATAGCGGAAAGGTGATTTTAAAGCGTGATGATTTGTGTTTACAAAACACTCAAGCAACAATGCGGCTGATGGGTAAGGATGTTTCTGTCAGCACAAGTTACTCAGGTATGATTAGAACGGGTGAGAGGATCATAGGACCGGATGCTTCTATAGATTATTCCTCTCTGGGGACCTATACTCATCAAAGCTGGGTATGTCAAAGGACAACTCTTGAAGTTTCAGAGAATCATTCAACCACAATATTGGATAAGAATTGGAACAAAGCTCTGCTACGTGATACTTCAAAAGATCCCTTTCCTTTGTTTTGTGAACCACTTGTCAGCTTGGCTTCTCAATCCAGAGCATATGCTGTTCCTGATTCAGAATTTCCTTCCACAATCCTGAATCCATGTTGCTCGCTCGCGTCTTTTCCTTTGTCTGAGAAGAATCTCAACTTCCATGGGTCTGGTTTAGGGCCACCAAACAGTTTCACACTCAGCCAGCAACAACTACCTTTTCCATATGATTATAACAATGTTGATATTGGTCTCCTACCTGATGCTAGAAAACGATCTTTCGGATTGCCTTTATCGAGTACAAATTCTGCTAGACGGTCACAGACTCCTTGGGCTCAAAGTTCATCTGAGAACTCTTGTTCTGAATTGTCTTTCGTCAACCCCAGCGAGCAACTAACGTCCTTCTATGGGTCAAGGTTATCTTCGTCCATAAACGTTGGAACTACAAATAAGCGGGTAGCACCCGTAGAGGAGTATCCAATGAAGAACCATAAAGTCCCCAAGTTGCTGCCAATGCAAGGTGGCTTAAATTATGTTAAAGAATTTCTTTGCAGGCCAGCAAATTAG